The genomic region TTAGTCAAATTTTGAGATCCAGAATACACTAAGTCTTCTGGTACGGCTGCGTCAAAACTCTCTGGAAATTTTTGAGCTAGTGTTTTATTAAATACGTCATGTCTAGCGCTAGTGAGACCATTTGATCCCATACCGCCATTGTATTCTGTTTCATAAGTAGCCTGACCAGAACTAGAAAGTCCCACGATAACATCACCAGCTTCAATGTTTGCATTATCGACTACATCGCTACGTTTCATACGTGCCGTTACTGTAGAATCTACGATAATGGTTCTTACTAGGTCACCAACATCTGCTGTTTCTCCGCCTGTAGAAATAATTTCTACACCATGTTTTTTAAGGTCAGCGATAAGTTCTTCAGTTCCGTTAATTATAGCACTAATCACTTCTCCTGGAATTAGATTTTTATTTCTTCCTATGGTACTAGAAAGTAAAATATTATCAGTGGCACCTACACACAATAAGTCATCGACATTCATTATTAATGCGTCTTGAGCGATTCCTTTCCATACGCTTATATCTCCAGTTTCTTTCCAGTACATGTAAGCAAGGCTGGACTTAGTGCCGGCGCCATCTGCATGCATGATAAGGCAATGGTCTGAAGAACCAGTTAACGTATCAGGTACGATTTTACAAAAGGCTTGTGGAAACAGTCCTTTATCTACATTTTTGATCGCATTGTGTACGTCTTCTTTGCCAGCGCTTACACCACGCTGTGCATATCTTTTGGAAATGTCTTGGCTCATATCGCAAATTTACTATTTACTAATAATTATGAGGTATTAAGTTTTAAGTATTAAATAAAAAGTATGAATAGGTTATTAAGATGTGATACTAGATTTTACAAATTTCTTATTCAATATGTGATTTATGATAATTTACGGCTACGCTTTCGCGAAAGCATGTACAAAAAAGCCTCTAATAATTAAATTAGAGGCTTTTATTTCATTTATGATTTAGTTAAACTAACGTGTAAATAATAATTCACGGTACTTTGTAAGTGGCCATAATTCATCGTCTACTAATAATTCTAGTTTATCACAGCTATAACGGATCACGTCAAAGTAAGGCTTTACTTTATCACAGTATTGAGCTGCAGTATCTTCAGCACTCTTTGCGTTGTTTGCTTTTTTACGAGCCTCAGTCATTTCTGTAATTCCTTTATTGATCTTCTCAATATGCTCTGAGATTTCTTCAATAAGAATCATTTGCTCTTTTGCTACTTTCTTGAATTCTTTACCGTAGATTTCTTTTAATCCTACTACGTTTTCTATCAATCTGTTTTGATATTTAACTGCTGTAGGAATCACATGATTACGTGCGATGTCACCTAGAATGCGTCCTTCAATCTGGATGCGCATTGCATATTCTTCAACTTCAATTTCATAACGAGATTCTGTCTCGATCTTACTCATGATGTTTAAGTCTTCAAAAAGCTTTATAGTTTTCTTAGAAACTTTTGCTTTAAGAGCTGTAGGCGTAGTTTTATTATTACTTAAGCCACGTTTTTTAGCTTCTTTTTCCCATGCTTCTCCATATCCATCACCTTCAAAACGTATCTTTTTAGATTGCTTGATGTACTCACGTAATACATTAAAGATAGCTTCGTCCTTCTTAAGCTTTTTGTCTTTAATTAAAGCATCTACTTCTGATTTGAACTCAATTAATTGTTGTGCAACAATCGCGTTTAAAACCGTCATTGGGTTTGCACAATTTGCTGTAGAACCTACGGCACGTAATTCAAATTTATTTCCTGTAAACGCAAATGGTGATGTGCGGTTACGGTCTGTATTATCTAAAATGACTTCTGGAATTTTACCAACAACATTAAGTTTAAGGTCTGTCTTCTCTTCTGGAGAAAGTTTTCCATCAGTTACTTTTTCAAGTTCGTCAAGAACTTTAGTTAATTGCGAACCGATGAATACAGAAATAATAGCCGGTGGCGCTTCATTTGCTCCTAGACGGTGGTCGTTAGATGCACTAGCGATGGTAGCTCTAATTAATTCTTCATTATCATGTACGGCTTTAATTGTATTTACAAAGAATGTTAAGAATTGTAAATTCTTCATAGGTGTGCTACCTGGTGATAATAGATTCACACCAGTATTAGTAGCTAGAGACCAGTTATTGTGTTTTCCAGAACCATTTACTCCTGCAAATGGCTTCTCGTGGAATAATACTTTAAAGTTGTGACGTGAAGCGACTTTGCGCATCACATCCATTAATAAAGAGTTATGATCTACCGCAAGGTTTGCTTCTTCAAAAATAGGAGCAAGCTCAAACTGATTAGGAGCCACCTCATTATGACGTGTTTTAACAGGTATACCTAATAGCATACATTCTGTTTCCATGTCACGCATATAATTTAATACTCTAGAAGGTATAGATCCAAAGTAATGATCATCTAGTTGTTGTCCTTTAGCAGATGAGTGACCTAATAATGTACGACCAGCTAGTTGTAAATCTGGACGTGAGTCAGCAAGTGCAGCGTCTATTAAAAAGTATTCTTGTTCCCATCCTAAAGTTGCGATTACTTTAGAAACGTTTTTGTCAAAATATTTACAAACATCAGTTGCTGCTTGATCTACAACTTGTAATGATCTTAAAAGTGGAGTTTTATTATCTAGGGCTTCTCCTGTGTAAGCGATAAATACAGTAGGAATACATAAGGTAGTTCCCATTATAAAAGCTGGAGATGTAGGATCCCAAGCAGTGTATCCACGAGCTTCAAAGGTGTTTCTTATTCCACCATTAGGGAAAGAAGAGGCATCTGGCTCTTGTTGAACTAATTGTCCACCACCAAATTTCTCAATCACTTCACCATCCATTTCTAGTTCAAAGAAAGCATCATGTTTCTCTGCAGTTCCACCGGTAAGAGGTTGAAACCAGTGCGTGTAGTGTGTTGCGCCATTTTGAATAGACCATTCTTTCATACCTGTTGAAATATGATCTGCTACTTCACGACTTATTTTTGTGCCGTTTTCCATAGCATCTATGACACTTTTATAGGCTTGCTTCGTCAAATGCTGACGCATCGCGTGTTTATTGAAAACATTCTTACCGAATATTTCACTACGACGTTTTGGTTCATTCACTTCAATAGGCTGGCGATTGAGTGTTTCTTTTAAAGCGTTAAATCTTAATGTAGACATGATGTGGTGTTATTTTTATAATAATACACCGCAAAAGTAATACTTTTTATAAATCAACCCTTGTATTTTTAGGGATGTAATATCAACAAAACATTAAATTATGTCAATAACCCCTAATTAGATTAGGGTTGCAAATGCTAAGTAAAGGAATAGTACGTATGATGCTAAGTAAAGAATTCCTTTATATCTTGAAATATTATATGCCTTGGGTAAAAAGGCGAGTGGTAATAGTGCAAATGCTATTCCCAGCATCCAAAAGATATCATTATTTAATAATCCCATTCCTTTTTCTTCAATTTGGATAGGTTGAATTAATGCTGTAATTCCTAGAACAGAACCTATGTTGAATATGTTTGACCCTATAAGGTTTCCTAGAGAAATGGCTTTTTCTTTTTTCAAAGCAGCGATTATGGAAGCCGCAAGTTCTGGTACAGATGTTCCTATGGCGACCATAGATACCGCAATAATACTTTCGGGAATACCTAAACTTGCTGCAATATCTACTGCACCTTCCACAAGCCATTCACTTCCTTTCCATAATGCAATACCACCTAGTATAAGAAACATAATGATTTTCCACCATTTAGCTTCTTGAAGTTCTTCTTCTACATCTACAGCTTCTGGGTTTTTACGAGCTCTTCTTATAAGCAATACAAGAAATACAACAATACTAGCTACTAAAACGCCACCTTCCCATCGCACTAGGTTATTATCAGAAAGTAGTAATACATATAATAGAATGCTAAATGCCATCATCCATGGCCAGTTGAATTTAAAAAAATCTTTATCAATAGCTAGAGGAGCAATAAGAGCTGTCGCTCCTAGTACTAAAGCGATATTTGCGATATTTGATCCTATAACATTACCTAAGGCTAATCCTGAAAAACCATCTAGTGCAGACTGTATACTTACAATAAGTTCTGGTGCGCTAGTAGCAAAAGAAACTACTGTAAGTCCTATAATCATACGGGACAGATTGAGTTTTAAAGAAAGCCCTACTGATGATCGTACGAGAAACTCACCACCTATGACTAATAAGACTAAACCTATAATTAAGTAGAAAATACTCATAAGACAAGTAGATATATTAAAATTATGGAGTTACCTCACAAATGCAACGGAATCCAGTGTTAAGTTCACTGGTTTCATAATATGATAAAGATTTATAAATAGGCAAGTACGGGCCATTTTTAGAAAGCTCTCTCATTTCAAATATGGCCATGTGATAATCATCTTGAATCCTTCTGAATTTATAGAAATCACCAGCATAGCTATATATCTCATCTTGGTATGTAAGAAGCTTTAGTTTTTTATCTAGCAAGTTTTGAGCTGCAATCATTTCTTTTTCAGTAGGTAAACGGTATAAAACCTTAGTTGGATATTGCGATCTTTGATTTTCATTTTTACTACGTATCCCATAAACTGCATTTACCATATCAGTACGCCATTTACAAAATAGCTCAGCTTTTTCTTGTGACACTTGCACTACGGGATGCCATTGGTAATATGGATGACTTGTATAGTTACCCAATGTTAGTTTAGGTGTGACCATCAATTTAGGGTCTAAAGTAGCTCCTATCATTAATCTAGTACTACCGCTATAGGGTTGGAAAACAGAATCAGCCTCTAATCCGTAAGATGGATAGGTTTTCATTTTTTCATGTTTTTTCTCTGACCAGTAATTACCTAAATGGTCTAAAAATTCAGAATACATAAGATTAGTGACAGGAACTCTATCGATATACAAGTTATCAGTAAGTTTGATAGTTCCTGGAGGAATTGATGTGTCCTCTAATTCAATCGCTATATCATCATTATTGCTAGGTTTGGGTCCACAGCTGATTACTAAAACAAATAAAAGGAACAGAGGAAAAATCGATTTTTTAAATAAACTCATTAAGGAAAACTTAGCTGTTAAAAACATTTAATATCTTAAGACTACAAGATTACAAAATTAGACATTACATTGACGACTTTTGTAACTACTTATCATCAACTTTTATAATACATATCACAACTATGAAATTTTTTATTGACACTGCAAATCTAGATCAAATCGCCGAAGCCCAATCAATGGGTGTTCTAGATGGAGTAACTACTAATCCTTCTCTTATGGCTAAAGAAGGTATAACAGGTAGCGAGAATATTTTAAATCATTATAAAAAAATATGTGATATAGTTGATGGGCATGTAAGTGCTGAGGTTATTTCAACAGATTTTGATGGAATGGTAAAAGAAGGAGAAGCGCTAGCAGCTATGAACGATCAGATAGTAGTAAAACTACCTATGATTAAAGATGGTGTAAGAGCTTGTAAGTATTTTAGTGATAAAGGTATTAAGACTAATGTTACTTTGGTTTTTAGCCCAGGACAAGCATTGCTTGCAGCAAAAGCTGGAGCCACTTATGTATCACCATTTATAGGTAGATTAGACGATATATCTACAGATGGTTTGAACCTAATTGCAGAAATCAGAATGATTTATGATAACTATGGTTTTGAAACAGAAATTCTTGCAGCATCTGTAAGACATACCATGCATGTAATTGACTGTGCAAAATTAGGAGCAGACGTTATGACAGGACCATTAAGTTCTATTGAAGGATTGTTAAAACACCCATTAACAGATATTGGTCTTGCAAAATTCTTGGCAGATTATAATAAAGGAAACTAATTATATTTCTTTGATAATAAAAAAAAGGGCTCACATAGCGAGCCCTTTTTTTAATACTTTTATCTATTGATATATCCCAGTAAAGTAGTTTCTATTTGATAATGAAATAGATTAATACTAGGATCTATAATGGTAAGATTTTTATCAATAACCATACTGCGGTTATCATTGCGCAATGCTAGTTGCGCCGTGACCGGTGAGGTGTTTAAAATTTGATATTCCATTTGAGGATTAAAGTTGTACCTCTCATAAGCTTCTTCCCATTGATTACCTTCAGAATCATCAAGATTAATACCTATAAAGTCAATTTCAGGATACTTAAGCCTTAGGTCTTTTATTTTATCGTGCACTCTTATTGCATATTCACGCTCATCATCAGACCAGAAAAATAATACACTCAGTCTCTTAACACGGTCAGATAATTCCATTTTATCTTTAAGAGTGTTTTGGATTTTGATGTTGGGCATTTCATTACCAGGATCTAATTTAATGTAGGTAGATGCGGTAGTAGTAATTCGGTTTTTTAATTCAGCATCGTCGGTCATATGTGTAAAAACATCTACTAACTCATTAATCTCATTAGCGTTTTTACGATTCATAATAAAATGCTGCGTGATGTTAGAAGCAAAAATATCTTTTATAATGCCGCGAGTAAATAAACTATCAATAACGGCTAGTCTCTTCTTTTGATACTTTAAACTAGAACGGTTTACTAAAACACCTGAGCCTAGTTCTTCTGCTAGACTAGTAAATGCTAGATTAGAAATAAGTGAGTTCACATAAGGTCTAAAAGCAATATTATTAAGTAATGACTTGTCATCTAGATCAAACTCTTTTCTATAGGAGTAAAAAGACGCAGGTAACTCTTTACTGTCTAAAAAATCATTTTTACCGTAATGTACAAAAGGGAAACGTTCTATTTTAGACCACATAGAAAATTTGATAACCTTATCTGCATGGCATAAAAAGTCAGGATCAAAAGAGTGCTCTTTTGCAATAGTTTCTAGATGTAGTAATCTAGCCTCAGTAATGCTGTCTAGTACCTTTTTAAAATCAGAATGTGATAATTTATAATTATTTAAAAACTCACGATCATCCTTTTCAATTTGTACAAAAAGATTAATCAAATAATTATTTTCCTTGGAATGAGTTCCAGAAAAAGCAAGTGTTTCATCAAATGCCTTGGTGTTTAATCTCAATATTGTACTATCACCTGGTGATAAAAAGACTGATTGATATTCTCCTGGATGTGCAAAAGTATATAACCCAGGTTTTAATGAAAGGTAAGACTTTGAAAAGGATCCATCAGCTGCGAGAGGTATGGTATCTATTAAGCCGTTGAAGTCTTTTAAAGTTACAAAGTCCTTATGTGGATTAATAATTTTACCTGATATATAAGTAGCTGCATTAGAATTATCCTCTTTACACGACGTAGATAGTAATATCACTCCAGTTATTAAGGAGCTGATAAGAAGATAATTACGCTTTCGCGAAAGCAAACTATAAAGTGTCATTTACGGTACTAATTAGGGCCAACAACAAAAGAAAGATTTATCTACACTAAAAGTAGTTAATGAGCTGTTAAAAACAACAAAATCAATATGGTAAAAACCTAATAATATCAGTACTTTTGCACGCTCAAAGACAAAAATATGTTATCAGTTTCTAATTTATCTGTTCAATTTGGTAAACGCATCCTTTTTGATGAGGTTAACGCAAAATTTGGTGGTAGTAATTGTTATGGAATTATAGGTGCAAATGGTGCTGGAAAATCTACTTTTTTAAAGATTTTAACAGGCCAGATGGAACCTACAAGTGGTCATGTCTCGTTAGAGGCAGGAAAACGCATGTCTGTTCTAGAACAAAATCATAATGCTTATGATGATGCTACTGTTCTAGATACGGTACTGCAAGGTAATAAGCCTTTATATGATTTAAAGAAAGAAATCGATGCGCTCTATGCAGATTATACAGATGAGAATGCAGAAAGGATAGGTGAGCTTCAAGTACAATTTGAAGAAATGGATGGGTGGAATGCAGACAGTGCGGCAGCATCTTTACTATCTAATCTAGGTATAGGAGAAGAGTACCATTATACATTGATGGGTGATATGGATAATAAACTTAAAGTACGTGTGTTACTGACACAAGCTCTTTTTGGAAATCCAGATGTACTTATTATGGATGAGCCTACTAACGACCTGGATTATGAAACTATCTCGTGGCTAGAGCATTTTCTTGCTAATTATGAGAACACGGTAATAGTAGTATCACATGACCGTCACTTTTTAGATGCTGTATGTACGCATATCGCTGATATTGATTTTGGTAAAGTAAATCAATATAGTGGTAATTATACTTTCTGGTATGAGTCTTCTCAACTGGCTGCACGTCAAAAAGCGCAGGCAAATAAAAAAGCAGAAGAAAAGAAGAAAGAATTACAAGAATTTATCGCAAGATTTAGTGCAAACGTTGCTAAATCTAAACAAGCAACATCTCGTAAGAAGATGATTGATAAATTAAATATTGAAGAGATTAAACCTTCATCACGTCGTTACCCTGCAATTATTTTTGAAAGAGAAAGAGAAGCCGGTGATCAAATATTGAATGTAGAAAAACTAGCAGCTTCTATAGATGGTGAGGTTTTATTTAAAGATGTAAATATAAACCTTGCAAAAGGTGATAAGGTGGTAGTGTTTTCTCGAGATAGTCGTGCTACAACAGCGTTTTATGAAATCATCAACGATAAAATGAAAGCAGACTCTGGTTCATACATGTGGGGAATCACAACAATTCAGAGTTACTTACCTGTTGATAATGCTGAGTTTTTTGACGTTGATTTAAACTTAGTAGATTGGTTAAGGCAATATGCTCAAACAGAAGAAGAGCGTGAAGAAGTTCATTTACGAGGATTTTTAGGTAAGATGATTTTTTCTGGAGAAGAGGCGTTAAAAAGTGCTAAAGTACTTTCTGGAGGAGAAAAAGTAAGATGTATGTTATCTCGCATGATGATGAAGAGAGCAAACGTACTAATAGTAGATGAACCTACAAACCACCTTGACCTAGAGTCCATACAGGCATTGAATAATAGTTTAAAAAACTTTAAAGGGACAGTGATGCTTACGACACATGATCACGAGTTTGCACAAACGGTAGGTAATCGTGTTATTGAATTAACACCTAATGGAGTTATCGATCGCTACACGACCTTTGAAGAATATATGGATGATAAAGCGATTAAAGAATTAAGAAATAAGATGTACAATTCTTAAAACTACATTCTAATAAAAAAAGCCCGTTTCTATATTTTTAGAAACGGGCTTTTTTTATTAGAATTTTAACTACTAAAGGTCTAGGTGTTTGTTTTTTTGTGCTTAAAATATTCAAAAGCTCTATATAATCCTAGAGTGACTAAGAATATGGAACCTGCTAATTGAAGATTAGAAATATCTTTGTTTAATATGAATCGTTCATATATTTTCCATGTTCCTAAACCTAAAAATGCAAGTCCTAGAAAAAATTTGAAGGACTCCTTATTCTGCATTTTTATTAATTAATGCATTGTAAGCTACTACTAGCCCGTAAATTACTATTGCTACAGACAGTACTACTCGCCATGTAGGCATTTCTTCTCCTAGTATAAAATAGTTATATAGCCTCCATGAGCCAAATCCTATCATGATGGCAGCGATGATTCCTCCTAAAAGTGGATTTCTAGTCTTCATATTTTGTTTTATGAAAGCAAGATAATAAAAAAACGCTCCTATTAAAAAATAGGAGCGTTTGAATATTGGGTTTTAATTAGAGGTTTTAAGCATTAAAATATTTTGAATTCCATATGGCTTTATTAAAGTTCTTTCCTTTAGCAAATGAGTAGTATAAAACCATACTAGCTACTGACTTAAACGTAAAGAAGAATATCAAGACAAATTGTACGCCGCTATTTTCTGGTGAAAAAATGCCTCCAGGAACTAGAGCGCTTATCAATAAGCTTACTAAAATAGTACTGACTATTAAATTTTCAAAACTTTTAAAGGACCATGCCCATACTTTTCTCCATGGACTTAAATCATTTCCCCATTTATGAATTAGGTAGAAATATCCATTACCTATAGGCGCAAAAAGTAAGGGGTCATCAGCATTTTCTAGTTTGAACATCTTTGATGGCGCTACTATTTTAAAACCACGTAAAGTAATTTTATGATCTTTCTCGATTTGCTTGATTTTACTTACCGCTTCTTGAGGAATCTCATTTTTGAAATACTTAGTATCTAAAAATCGTAAACGATAGTCTACACATATATCTCTAATTTGATCTATATGATATATGCGATCTGTTTCTAGTAGGTCAAGATTGAACTGGTTTCTAGGAGTAGGCTTTTGAGGGCTCTTCATGCGAGCCATTATAGCATCTTCCTTAAGTTGATCTTCTTCTAGAATTTTTGAAACTTGCTGTAAAATATCTACCTCTTGATACTTTTTATTTCTAGCTTTTTGAAGTTGTAGTTCAATATCTGTGCGCTCAAACATAAATTCCTATTTATTAGATATTTAAAATTATCGGATTTTTTTTAAATAAAAAACTCCTTTACACACTATGTCGTAAAGGAGTTGAAAAGCTATCAGTTAAAGAAAATTTTTAACGTAGTTCTACACCAGCTTGTTTTTCTAACTGTTGTTGTATTTTTTGCATTGCTTTATCGATTTGCTTATCAGTAAGTGTTTTCACCTCATCCTGGAGTAAAAAGCTTAAGGCATAAGATTTTTTACCTTTTGCAAGGTTTTTACCTTCATAAACATCAAATAACTGAACTTCTTTGAGTAACTTTTTCTCAGTTTGTATAGCAATATCGTGTAATTCTTTAAAACTAGTCTTATCGTCAACTAATAAGGCAAGATCTCGCTTTACAGCTGGAAATTTAGGAATAGCAGTAACTGTTTTACGTTCTTCTTTAACTAGTTTTAATACTTCATCCCAGTAAATATTTGCATAATGCACAGTAACATCGATGTCAAAAGATTTACATATTTTCTTTTTAACCACACCTAGATCTGCAATTTTTACACCGCTATTTAAAGATATTCCCTCACTTAAGAAATCCATTTTTGTAGGTTTTTCACTAATCGACGTTATGCCTAATCTGTTGAGAGCACTTATTACTACACCTTTTATGTAAAAGAAATCTGCCGTGCGCGATGGATTGTTCCAGCTTTGCTCATGGATAGCACCAGTAGTGATTAAGCTTAGATGCTTTTGCTCTGTAAATTGTCTTTCTTGATATTGATGGTAGGTATTACCATATTCAAACAATCTCAAATTCTCTTGTCTGCGATTAATATTATGAGCAACCGCTTCTAGTGCTCCATAAATCATGCTTTGACGCATTACACTTAAATCACTACTTAAAGGATTTAACATGCGTACTTCATTTTTAGGAGAAATTTGGTCTGTTAAGGTATGGTATTTATCTGAAGTTAGACTATTAGCCATCATTTCATAAAACCCTTGACCTGCAAGCTGTTGGGCGACTAGGTCTTGTAACTTATGATTATCTAATCTTGAACTTTTTGCAATACTAGCATTTAGTTTATCGCTTGTTTTTATGCGATCATAACCATAAACACGTAAGATTTCTTCAATAACATCTGCAGGTCTAGTCACATCATTACGGTAAGCAGGAATTGTCAGTCCTAGACCGGTTTCAGTAACATTATTCACATTGATATCTAATGTGCGTAAAATACTTTTAATTTCTTCTTTAGGGATTTCTTGACCTATCAAAGAGTTTACTTTTGAAAAAGGTAAGAATACCTGCTGATCTTCTATTTTCTGAGAGTAAACATCAGTAATGTCACTGCTTACTTCTCCACCTGCTGTTTCTATAATTAGTAAAGCGGCTCGTTTAAGAGCATATTCAGTAATATTAGGATCAATCCCACGTTCAAATCTAAAAGAGGCATCAGTATTAAATCCATGACGTTTTGCAGTTTTAC from Nonlabens arenilitoris harbors:
- the pheT gene encoding phenylalanine--tRNA ligase subunit beta, translated to MKVSYNWIRQFITVPESIEEHAALLTSLGLEVEGIEKFESVKGGLQGIVVGHVIECIQHPNADKLKLTKVNIGTETVQIVCGAPNVAAGQKVPVATIGTTLYTDTGDGWKIKKGKIRGEESHGMICAEDELNIGTSHDGIMVLDESLEPGTLFSDVIKIEKDYTIEIGLTPNRSDAMSHLGVARDLRAGLAIDGDLLEFITPSVSSFHVDNRSHRVDIDIERPDLAPRYCGVTLTGLTIKESPEWIQNRLKAIGIVPKNNVVDITNYVMHELGQPLHAFDLGTIEGNKIVVKTLPTGTKFTTLDEVEHELHDEDLMICDAVKPLCIAGVYGGVNSGVKKGTSSIFLESAYFNPVSVRKTAKRHGFNTDASFRFERGIDPNITEYALKRAALLIIETAGGEVSSDITDVYSQKIEDQQVFLPFSKVNSLIGQEIPKEEIKSILRTLDINVNNVTETGLGLTIPAYRNDVTRPADVIEEILRVYGYDRIKTSDKLNASIAKSSRLDNHKLQDLVAQQLAGQGFYEMMANSLTSDKYHTLTDQISPKNEVRMLNPLSSDLSVMRQSMIYGALEAVAHNINRRQENLRLFEYGNTYHQYQERQFTEQKHLSLITTGAIHEQSWNNPSRTADFFYIKGVVISALNRLGITSISEKPTKMDFLSEGISLNSGVKIADLGVVKKKICKSFDIDVTVHYANIYWDEVLKLVKEERKTVTAIPKFPAVKRDLALLVDDKTSFKELHDIAIQTEKKLLKEVQLFDVYEGKNLAKGKKSYALSFLLQDEVKTLTDKQIDKAMQKIQQQLEKQAGVELR